One part of the Glycine max cultivar Williams 82 chromosome 14, Glycine_max_v4.0, whole genome shotgun sequence genome encodes these proteins:
- the LOC121173475 gene encoding transcription factor MYB120-like — translation MISAMAVMSIIFLLIKVVVISWLPQEGDNGKDDQEDQLVVDHLAEEEDSFLKKGPWTAEEDAILAAYVTSNGVGNWNIVRKNTGLARCGKSCRLRWTNHLRPDLKKGAFTQEEQLKVIQLHALMGNKWARMAQEVFFFLVCYRFFVG, via the exons ATGATTTCAGCTATGGCCGTCATGAGCATCATCTTTCTGCTGATCAAAG TAGTTGTGATATCTTGGTTACCACAAGAGGGAGATAATGGTAAGGATGATCAAGAGGACCAGTTAGTAGTAGATCATTtagcagaagaagaagatagtTTTCTGAAGAAAGGACCATGGACAGCGGAAGAAGATGCAATATTGGCAGCATATGTGACAAGCAATGGAGTGGGAAACTGGAATATAGTGCGAAAGAATACTGGACTAGCTCGATGTGGGAAAAGCTGCCGATTAAGGTGGACAAATCATCTTAGACCAGACCTAAAAAAAGGAGCATTTACCCAAGAAGAACAACTCAAAGTTATTCAACTTCATGCTTTAATGGGAAATAAATGGGCTAGAATGGCACAGgaggtttttttcttcttggttTGTTATAGATTTTTTGTGGGCTAA